The genomic segment CCGCGACCCGCCACGTTCCCGCGAGTCTTCGCAGCAGCCGGCGGCGCACCAGCAGCGGGAACAGGGGCGGCATGGCGGCGACTCTATCCCACCGCCGGCCGGCTTGTAAGAGCGGCGTAAGACGGGCCGCCGAGGCTCATGGCTTCAACCCTCGGCGCAGAGGACGCCGAGTGGGGGAACCGCCCCCGCGCATCCTCTTTCCGGCACGCGGCCCACACGCCGTGAGTTTGGAATTGCGTGGGGGCACTTTCTTTTAGAGGCCGTAGCGCTCGCGCAGGATCGTGACGTGGTGCAGTTCGTGGCCCGCGAGCACCCATGCCAGCGCGCGCACGCTCATGGGCGACTGGTTCGCCTCGCCGACCCGCACGAGTGCCTCGGCGTCGAGCGATCGAAACAGCGCGAGCGAGGCCTCGCGCACCAGGCGAAAGTCCGATGCGATGTCGCGCATCGGTCGCGCGTCGAAGCGTCCCTCGGGCACGTAGACGTTCTCGTCGAAACCCGGCAGCGGGGTGCGGTCGGCGCGCGCGAAGCGCAGCGCGCGATACGCGAACACGCGCTCGGCATCGGTCAGGTGGCCGACCACTTCCTTCACACTCCACTTGCCGGGCGCATAGCGATGGAGCGACCTGGCGTCGTCGAGACCCGCGAGCAGCGCGAGTGTTTCGACGATCTGAGACTCGAGGCTCGCGAGCGCATCGTCGCCGGTCACGCGATCGATGTAGCGGCCATAGTAAGGCGCGTATTCGTTCGCGGCCGGGCGCGGAATCGGGAGCGTCGAGGCGTTCGGCATGTTCACTCCTCCCCCGGCAGCACGCCGTAGGCGCACCACCACGGAAACAGTTCGATGGTGAGATCACCCGAACGCGCGGCCGGATCGGCATTGGCGCGCGTCCATGCGTCGAGCGAATCGGTGACGAATACGGTGAGGCCCTCGATGTCGCCGGCGCCGGTGAGCGGGCCGGCCGCGCGGGCGTGACCACTCGCGAGCAGCCCGAGAATGTGCGCGAGGT from the Candidatus Eisenbacteria bacterium genome contains:
- a CDS encoding DinB family protein; the protein is MPNASTLPIPRPAANEYAPYYGRYIDRVTGDDALASLESQIVETLALLAGLDDARSLHRYAPGKWSVKEVVGHLTDAERVFAYRALRFARADRTPLPGFDENVYVPEGRFDARPMRDIASDFRLVREASLALFRSLDAEALVRVGEANQSPMSVRALAWVLAGHELHHVTILRERYGL